Proteins encoded together in one Phyllostomus discolor isolate MPI-MPIP mPhyDis1 chromosome 6, mPhyDis1.pri.v3, whole genome shotgun sequence window:
- the FGF19 gene encoding fibroblast growth factor 19: protein MWSSQSRSVVARTLVLAGLWLASAGGPLALSDAGPHVHYGWGESIRLRHLYTSGPHGPSSCFLRIRADGAVDCARGQSALSLVEIRAVALRNVAIKGVQTLRYLCMGEDGRMLGLLHFSPEDCAFEEEIRPDGYNVYWSQKHGLPVSLSSARQRQLYKDRGFLPLSHFLPMLPRSPPQPQPEPAEDRPEADALSAPLETDSMDPFGIASKLGLVESPSFQK from the exons ATGTGGAGCTCGCAGAGTCGAAGCGTCGTGGCCCGCACCCTGGTCCTGGCGGGCCTCTGGCTGGCCTCGGCCGGGGGCCCCCTAGCTCTCTCGGATGCTGGGCCGCACGTGCACTACGGCTGGGGGGAGTCCATCCGCCTGCGCCACCTGTACACCTCCGGCCCCCACGGCCCCTCCAGCTGCTTCCTGCGCATCCGTGCCGACGGCGCGGTGGACTGCGCGCGAGGCCAAAGCGCGCTCA GTCTGGTGGAAATCAGGGCAGTGGCCCTGCGGAACGTGGCCATCAAGGGCGTGCAGACCCTGCGGTACCTCTGTATGGGAGAAGATGGCAGGATGCTGGGGCTG CTTCACTTCTCACCCGAGGACTGTGCTTTCGAGGAGGAGATCCGCCCCGACGGCTACAACGTGTACTGGTCCCAGAAGCACGGGCTGCCCGTGTCCCTGAGCAGCGCCAGGCAGCGGCAGCTGTACAAGGACAGAGGCTTCCTGCCGCTGTCCCACTTCCTGCCCATGCTGCCCAGGAGCCCGCCGCAGCCGCAGCCCGAGCCCGCCGAGGACCGCCCGGAGGCCGACGCGCTGTCGGCGCCCCTGGAGACCGACAGCATGGATCCCTTCGGCATCGCCAGCAAGCTCGGGCTGGTGGAGAGTCCCAGCTTTCAGAAGTGA